The following are encoded together in the Pelodiscus sinensis isolate JC-2024 chromosome 22, ASM4963464v1, whole genome shotgun sequence genome:
- the PTGS1 gene encoding prostaglandin G/H synthase 1 isoform X1 — translation MTRLCLSVAPVILLSVCVSPASPSTVNPCCYYPCQNKGVCMRVGWEDYECDCTRTGYFGINCTLPEFWTRLRVLLKPSPAVYHFILTHCKWLWDIINTTFVRDTLMKLVLTVRANLIPSPPTYNSAYGYISWESYANVSYFTRVLPPVPEDCPTPMGTSGKKQLPDPQLLAEKFLLRRQFQRDPRGTNLMFAFFAQHFTHQFFKTSGKMGPGFTKALGHGVDLGHLYGDNLERQHQLRLFKDGKLKYQLRDGEMYPPTVLEAEVHMIYPPGTPKEKKLAVGQEVFGLLPGLMMYATLWLREHNRVCEVLKQEHPTWSDEQLFQTARLVLIGETIKIVVEEYVQHLSGYFLRLKFDPELLFDVQFQYRNRIAVEFNQLYHWHGLMPDSFVIQGKEYSYQQFIYNTSMLMDYGVEALVESFSKQIAGKVGGGQSINTHLLKVAVGVIEESRLLRLQPFNEYRKRFSMKPYKSFQELTGEEEKAAALEELYGDINALEFYPGLLLEKPQPNSMFGESMVETGAPFSLKGLFGNPICSPEYWKPSTFGGAAGFEIVKTASLQKLVCRNVRRCPFVSFHVPEPSTETGTTGDHQAKNPSTEL, via the exons TGAATCCGTGCTGCTATTACCCATGCCAGAACAAAGGGGTGTGCATGAGGGTCGGCTGGGAAGACTACGAATGTGACTGCACCCGTACTGGGTACTTCGGCATCAACTGCACTCTGC CTGAGTTTTGGACGCGACTCCGCGTTTTGCTCAAGCCAAGCCCGGCCGTCTATCACTTCATCCTGACTCATTGCAAGTGGCTTTGGGACATCATCAACACCACCTTCGTTAGGGACACCCTGATGAAACTGGTACTCACAG TGCGGGCCAATCTGATCCCAAGCCCCCCCACCTATAACTCGGCTTACGGATACATCAGCTGGGAGTCCTATGCCAACGTGAGCTATTTCACCCGGGTCCTTCCACCTGTACCGGAGGACTGCCCGACTCCTATGGGAACCAGCG GGAAGAAGCAGCTCCCCGACCCTCAGCTCCTTGCGGAGAAGTTTCTGCTCCGGCGGCAGTTCCAGAGAGACCCCCGGGGGACCAACCTGATGTTCGCCTTCTTTGCGCAGCACTTCACTCACCAGTTCTTCAAGACGTCCGGGAAGATGGGGCCCGGCTTCACCAAAGCCTTGGGCCACGGG GTGGATCTCGGGCATCTCTACGGCGACAACCTGGAGCGTCAGCACCAGCTGCGGCTCTTCAAAGACGGGAAGCTCAAATACCAG CTACGGGACGGCGAGATGTATCCACCCACGGTCCTGGAGGCTGAGGTTCACATGATCTACCCCCCCGGCACCCCGAAGGAGAAGAAGCTGGCCGTGGGCCAGGAGGTGTTCGGCCTGCTGCCGGGGCTCATGATGTACGCCACCCTCTGGCTGCGCGAGCACAACCGGGTCTGCGAGGTGCTGAAGCAGGAGCACCCGACGTGGAGCGACGAGCAGCTCTTCCAGACCGCCCGCCTCGTCCTCATCG GAGAGACCATCAAGATCGTGGTGGAGGAATACGTGCAGCATCTCAGCGGGTACTTCCTGCGCCTCAAGTTCGACCCCGAGCTGCTGTTCGACGTCCAGTTCCAGTACAGGAACCGCATTGCCGTGGAGTTCAACCAGCTCTACCACTGGCACGGGCTGATGCCGGACTCGTTCGTCATCCAGGGCAAGGAATACAGCTACCAGCAGTTTATCTACAACACCTCCATGCTCATGGACTATGGGGTGGAGGCCTTGGTGGAGTCCTTCTCCAAGCAAATAGCAGGAAAG GTCGGCGGGGGCCAAAGCATCAACACCCACCTCTTGAAAGTGGCTGTTGGCGTTATTGAGGAATCGCGGCTGCTGAGGCTGCAGCCGTTTAACGAGTACCGCAAGCGCTTTTCCATGAAGCCCTACAAGTCCTTCCAGGAGTTAACAG GAGAAGAGGAGAAGGCAGCGGCGCTGGAAGAGCTCTATGGAGACATTAATGCCCTGGAGTTTTACCCGGGCTTGCTGCTGGAGAAGCCCCAGCCGAACTCTATGTTTGGGGAGAGCATGGTGGAGACGGGAGCCCCCTTCTCCCTGAAAGGGCTGTTCGGAAACCCCATTTGCTCCCCGGAATACTGGAAGCCCAGCACGTTCGGCGGCGCGGCTGGCTTCGAGATCGTAAAGACGGCGTCGCTCCAGAAGCTGGTGTGTCGCAACGTCAGGCGGTGTCCCTTCGTGTCCTTCCACGTGCCAGAGCCCAGCACAGAGACAGGAACCACTGGCGACCACCAAGCCAAAAACCCATCCACCGAGCTCTAG
- the PTGS1 gene encoding prostaglandin G/H synthase 1 isoform X2 produces MRVGWEDYECDCTRTGYFGINCTLPEFWTRLRVLLKPSPAVYHFILTHCKWLWDIINTTFVRDTLMKLVLTVRANLIPSPPTYNSAYGYISWESYANVSYFTRVLPPVPEDCPTPMGTSGKKQLPDPQLLAEKFLLRRQFQRDPRGTNLMFAFFAQHFTHQFFKTSGKMGPGFTKALGHGVDLGHLYGDNLERQHQLRLFKDGKLKYQLRDGEMYPPTVLEAEVHMIYPPGTPKEKKLAVGQEVFGLLPGLMMYATLWLREHNRVCEVLKQEHPTWSDEQLFQTARLVLIGETIKIVVEEYVQHLSGYFLRLKFDPELLFDVQFQYRNRIAVEFNQLYHWHGLMPDSFVIQGKEYSYQQFIYNTSMLMDYGVEALVESFSKQIAGKVGGGQSINTHLLKVAVGVIEESRLLRLQPFNEYRKRFSMKPYKSFQELTGEEEKAAALEELYGDINALEFYPGLLLEKPQPNSMFGESMVETGAPFSLKGLFGNPICSPEYWKPSTFGGAAGFEIVKTASLQKLVCRNVRRCPFVSFHVPEPSTETGTTGDHQAKNPSTEL; encoded by the exons ATGAGGGTCGGCTGGGAAGACTACGAATGTGACTGCACCCGTACTGGGTACTTCGGCATCAACTGCACTCTGC CTGAGTTTTGGACGCGACTCCGCGTTTTGCTCAAGCCAAGCCCGGCCGTCTATCACTTCATCCTGACTCATTGCAAGTGGCTTTGGGACATCATCAACACCACCTTCGTTAGGGACACCCTGATGAAACTGGTACTCACAG TGCGGGCCAATCTGATCCCAAGCCCCCCCACCTATAACTCGGCTTACGGATACATCAGCTGGGAGTCCTATGCCAACGTGAGCTATTTCACCCGGGTCCTTCCACCTGTACCGGAGGACTGCCCGACTCCTATGGGAACCAGCG GGAAGAAGCAGCTCCCCGACCCTCAGCTCCTTGCGGAGAAGTTTCTGCTCCGGCGGCAGTTCCAGAGAGACCCCCGGGGGACCAACCTGATGTTCGCCTTCTTTGCGCAGCACTTCACTCACCAGTTCTTCAAGACGTCCGGGAAGATGGGGCCCGGCTTCACCAAAGCCTTGGGCCACGGG GTGGATCTCGGGCATCTCTACGGCGACAACCTGGAGCGTCAGCACCAGCTGCGGCTCTTCAAAGACGGGAAGCTCAAATACCAG CTACGGGACGGCGAGATGTATCCACCCACGGTCCTGGAGGCTGAGGTTCACATGATCTACCCCCCCGGCACCCCGAAGGAGAAGAAGCTGGCCGTGGGCCAGGAGGTGTTCGGCCTGCTGCCGGGGCTCATGATGTACGCCACCCTCTGGCTGCGCGAGCACAACCGGGTCTGCGAGGTGCTGAAGCAGGAGCACCCGACGTGGAGCGACGAGCAGCTCTTCCAGACCGCCCGCCTCGTCCTCATCG GAGAGACCATCAAGATCGTGGTGGAGGAATACGTGCAGCATCTCAGCGGGTACTTCCTGCGCCTCAAGTTCGACCCCGAGCTGCTGTTCGACGTCCAGTTCCAGTACAGGAACCGCATTGCCGTGGAGTTCAACCAGCTCTACCACTGGCACGGGCTGATGCCGGACTCGTTCGTCATCCAGGGCAAGGAATACAGCTACCAGCAGTTTATCTACAACACCTCCATGCTCATGGACTATGGGGTGGAGGCCTTGGTGGAGTCCTTCTCCAAGCAAATAGCAGGAAAG GTCGGCGGGGGCCAAAGCATCAACACCCACCTCTTGAAAGTGGCTGTTGGCGTTATTGAGGAATCGCGGCTGCTGAGGCTGCAGCCGTTTAACGAGTACCGCAAGCGCTTTTCCATGAAGCCCTACAAGTCCTTCCAGGAGTTAACAG GAGAAGAGGAGAAGGCAGCGGCGCTGGAAGAGCTCTATGGAGACATTAATGCCCTGGAGTTTTACCCGGGCTTGCTGCTGGAGAAGCCCCAGCCGAACTCTATGTTTGGGGAGAGCATGGTGGAGACGGGAGCCCCCTTCTCCCTGAAAGGGCTGTTCGGAAACCCCATTTGCTCCCCGGAATACTGGAAGCCCAGCACGTTCGGCGGCGCGGCTGGCTTCGAGATCGTAAAGACGGCGTCGCTCCAGAAGCTGGTGTGTCGCAACGTCAGGCGGTGTCCCTTCGTGTCCTTCCACGTGCCAGAGCCCAGCACAGAGACAGGAACCACTGGCGACCACCAAGCCAAAAACCCATCCACCGAGCTCTAG